From a region of the Mercurialis annua linkage group LG1-X, ddMerAnnu1.2, whole genome shotgun sequence genome:
- the LOC126664985 gene encoding EG45-like domain containing protein has protein sequence MANKIQQRSSYIFLLLLATFFPLAYGDVGTAAHYSPPYVPSACNGEDLGQFPANNLFAAAGDGIWNNGASCGREYIVRCISADVPSTCFPDKIITVKIVDYAESSVSKPSSSGATIVLSEAAFRQIGQLSASQVNVEFQLN, from the exons ATGGCTAACAAAATTCAGCAGCGATCTTCctatatttttcttcttttattagcTACATTTTTCCCTCTCGCATATGGTGATGTTGGCACTGCTGCTCACTACAGTCCTCCATACGTAC CAAGTGCTTGTAACGGGGAGGATCTAGGGCAGTTTCCGGCAAACAATCTTTTTGCGGCGGCGGGAGACGGAATATGGAACAATGGAGCAAGTTGTGGAAGAGAGTACATAGTGAGGTGCATTAGTGCAGACGTACCGTCAACTTGCTTTCCAGATAAGATCATTACCGTTAAAATCGTTGATTATGCAGAAAGTTCCGTTTCTAAACCGTCGAGTAGCGGTGCTACTATTGTACTCTCCGAGGCTGCGTTCCGTCAAATCGGTCAACTTTCTGCATCACAAGTTAACGTTGAATTTCAGCT GAATTGA
- the LOC126653899 gene encoding carbon catabolite repressor protein 4 homolog 6 isoform X3 produces the protein MKFYSATSTRQFLATAASMSSPSPYQGGGRNQWRRGFSGLRQYSGGGRDSQFVTGESHFGSVHDANLGIRQAAARPQSQQPPHPGYNPNQQFRRPPPPYVYRPSPPPFYQNQGFQRPSHQQFRPKPLDYRDWEYAKTQPHPEKFVVLSYNILADYLAITHRKNLYFHIPVYMMEWEWRKKNILFELNLWSPDIMCFQEVDKFQDLADQLKLRGYTGIWQMRTGNAVDGCAIFWRASRFKLIHEESIEFNKLGLRDNVAQICVLEQLMSKNCTSNTSGPCTSSAGSEKVVVCNVHVLYNPRRGEIKLGQVRTLLDRSYVVSKRWNAPVVLCGDFNCTPKSPLYNFIAEQKLDLSGIDRDKVSGQASAEIRFPNPNSNPNPDPRSHSSNNSNQASLIENNKLEEPLPDMQRQIIPEKNDENISFINDCSQPHVIRTIPALSDKSCAAGGSGNNSSSICIKETETTQEDVIDSHKEGTKSTVSVLSDSFEGNLSISRSENELFHKSTATETSRGEVASLENSEYISSQSIVNNEIIDLIPTCQTNISSRSVSLYHIGDDKLEDQSRQELNDFDLEGGMTGEDQSAFLSALHDKEDSFQTVFTEGGQSELIHSQNELDPITNEVHSPSTEVINDASLDLDSEAFTVEKTAYNPSMWTPMEMATATGNTDCTFLEHPLKLKSTYTEVEGRTGTRDLNGEPSVTSYNRRFLGTVDYIWSSEGLQTTRVLAPIPKHAMQWTPGFPTRKWGSDHIALASELVFTKDATDRNSEVQKA, from the exons ATGAAGTTTTACTCTGCTACTTCTACTCGTCAATTCCTCGCCACTGCTGCTTCAATGTCGTCTCCATCTCCT TATCAAGGTGGCGGAAGAAATCAATGGAGACGAGGCTTCTCCGGCCTCCGTCAATATAGCGGTGGCGGCAGAGACTCTCAATTCGTGACAGGAGAGTCGCATTTTGGCTCAGTTCATGATGCCAATTTAGGTATCCGACAAGCAGCTGCAAGACCTCAAAGCCAGCAACCTCCTCATCCTGGTTATAATCCAAATCAACAGTTCAGGCGACCTCCTCCACCTTATGTTTACAGACCATCTCCACCGCCGTTTTATCAGAATCAAGGTTTTCAACGGCCATCTCATCAGCAATTTCGCCCAAAACCATTGGATTATCGTGATTGGGAGTATGCCAAAACGCAACCTCATCCTG aGAAGTTTGTAGTACTTTCATATAATATATTAGCTGATTATCTCGCAATAACACATCGGAAAAATCTTTACTTCCACATACCTGTCTATATGATGGAGTGGGAatggagaaagaaaaatatactTTTTGAGCTTAATTTATGGTCTCCTGATATAATGTGCTTTCAG gaGGTTGATAAATTTCAGGATTTGGCAGATCAGTTAAAGCTACGCGGGTACACTGGTATTTGGCAG ATGCGAACTGGCAATGCAGTTGATGGTTGTGCAATCTTCTGGAGAGCATCTAG ATTCAAGTTGATCCATGAAGAATCTATTGAATTCAATAAGCTTGGACTTCGAGATAATGTTGCTCAGATATGTGTGCTAGAG CAGTTAATGAGTAAGAACTGCACTTCAAATACATCAGGTCCGTGTACGAG TTCAGCAGGTTCTGAAAAGGTAGTTGTATGTAACGTTCATGTGCTTTACAATCCTAGAAGGGGAGAAATTAAACTTGGTCAG GTCAGGACGCTTCTGGATAGGTCCTATGTGGTTTCAAAAAGATGGAATGCGCCAGTTGTTCTTTGTGGGGATTTTAATTGTACTCCAAAG AGTCCATTATACAACTTTATCGCAGAACAGAAG TTAGATTTGTCTGGAATTGATCGAGATAAGGTATCGGGTCAAGCTTCTGCTGAGATACGTTTTCCAAATCCAAACAGCAATCCTAATCCTGATCCCAG GAGTCATTCTTCCAATAACTCAAACCAAGCTTCTCTTATTGAGAATAACAAACTGGAAGAACCTCTGCCAGACATGCAGAGGCAGATTATCCCAGAAAAGAATGATGAAAATATTTCGTTCATTAATGACTGCTCTCAGCCTCATGTTATCAGAACCATACCGGCTCTGTCTGATAAATCATGCGCTGCTGGAGGCAGTGGGAATAATAGCAGTTCAATATGTATCAAAGAGACAGAAACAACTCAAGAAGATGTGATTGATAGTCACAAGGAAGGCACCAAATCCACAGTCTCAGTTTTAAGTGATAGTTTTGAAGGAAATCTATCTATATCTCGCAGTGAGAATGAGCTGTTTCATAAGTCAACTGCTACAGAAACTTCGCGTGGTGAAGTAGCTTCTTTGGAGAATTCTGAATATATTTCATCCCAGTCAATTGTTAACAATGAGATTATTGATCTTATCCCAACATGTCAAACAAATATATCAAGTAGGTCTGTAAGCCTTTACCATATAGGAGATGATAAACTAGAGGATCAGTCTCGTCAGGAGCTAAATGATTTCGATCTGGAAGGTGGAATGACAGGTGAAGATCAAAGTGCATTTTTATCTGCACTACATGACAAAGAAGATTCCTTTCAAACAGTCTTTACTGAAGGCGGACAATCAGAATTGATTCACTCCCAGAATGAATTAGATCCAATCACAAATGAGGTGCATTCACCTAGTACTGAAGTTATTAACGATGCTTCCCTGGACCTGGATTCTGAGGCTTTCACTGTGGAGAAAACTGCATACAATCCATCAATGTGGACTCCGATGGAAATGGCAACTGCAACTGGCAATACAGACTGCACATTTTTGGAACATCCTTTGAAGCTTAAAAGCACGTATACAGAAGTTGAG GGTCGTACAGGGACGAGAGACCTAAATGGAGAACCCTCAGTTACCAGCTATAATAGGCGTTTCTTAGGCACAGTTGATTACATATG GAGTTCTGAAGGTCTCCAGACTACCAGAGTGCTTGCTCCAATACCTAAACATGCTATGCAGTGGACACCTGGATTTCCCACAAGG AAATGGGGGAGTGACCATATTGCTTTAGCTTCTGAGCTGGTATTTACAAAAGACGCAACGGATAGAAATTCAGAAGTCCAGAAAGCATAA
- the LOC126653899 gene encoding carbon catabolite repressor protein 4 homolog 6 isoform X2, producing the protein MKFYSATSTRQFLATAASMSSPSPYQGGGRNQWRRGFSGLRQYSGGGRDSQFVTGESHFGSVHDANLGIRQAAARPQSQQPPHPGYNPNQQFRRPPPPYVYRPSPPPFYQNQGFQRPSHQQFRPKPLDYRDWEYAKTQPHPGSEKFVVLSYNILADYLAITHRKNLYFHIPVYMMEWEWRKKNILFELNLWSPDIMCFQEVDKFQDLADQLKLRGYTGIWQMRTGNAVDGCAIFWRASRFKLIHEESIEFNKLGLRDNVAQICVLELMSKNCTSNTSGPCTSSAGSEKVVVCNVHVLYNPRRGEIKLGQVRTLLDRSYVVSKRWNAPVVLCGDFNCTPKSPLYNFIAEQKLDLSGIDRDKVSGQASAEIRFPNPNSNPNPDPRSHSSNNSNQASLIENNKLEEPLPDMQRQIIPEKNDENISFINDCSQPHVIRTIPALSDKSCAAGGSGNNSSSICIKETETTQEDVIDSHKEGTKSTVSVLSDSFEGNLSISRSENELFHKSTATETSRGEVASLENSEYISSQSIVNNEIIDLIPTCQTNISSRSVSLYHIGDDKLEDQSRQELNDFDLEGGMTGEDQSAFLSALHDKEDSFQTVFTEGGQSELIHSQNELDPITNEVHSPSTEVINDASLDLDSEAFTVEKTAYNPSMWTPMEMATATGNTDCTFLEHPLKLKSTYTEVEGRTGTRDLNGEPSVTSYNRRFLGTVDYIWSSEGLQTTRVLAPIPKHAMQWTPGFPTRKWGSDHIALASELVFTKDATDRNSEVQKA; encoded by the exons ATGAAGTTTTACTCTGCTACTTCTACTCGTCAATTCCTCGCCACTGCTGCTTCAATGTCGTCTCCATCTCCT TATCAAGGTGGCGGAAGAAATCAATGGAGACGAGGCTTCTCCGGCCTCCGTCAATATAGCGGTGGCGGCAGAGACTCTCAATTCGTGACAGGAGAGTCGCATTTTGGCTCAGTTCATGATGCCAATTTAGGTATCCGACAAGCAGCTGCAAGACCTCAAAGCCAGCAACCTCCTCATCCTGGTTATAATCCAAATCAACAGTTCAGGCGACCTCCTCCACCTTATGTTTACAGACCATCTCCACCGCCGTTTTATCAGAATCAAGGTTTTCAACGGCCATCTCATCAGCAATTTCGCCCAAAACCATTGGATTATCGTGATTGGGAGTATGCCAAAACGCAACCTCATCCTGGTTCTG aGAAGTTTGTAGTACTTTCATATAATATATTAGCTGATTATCTCGCAATAACACATCGGAAAAATCTTTACTTCCACATACCTGTCTATATGATGGAGTGGGAatggagaaagaaaaatatactTTTTGAGCTTAATTTATGGTCTCCTGATATAATGTGCTTTCAG gaGGTTGATAAATTTCAGGATTTGGCAGATCAGTTAAAGCTACGCGGGTACACTGGTATTTGGCAG ATGCGAACTGGCAATGCAGTTGATGGTTGTGCAATCTTCTGGAGAGCATCTAG ATTCAAGTTGATCCATGAAGAATCTATTGAATTCAATAAGCTTGGACTTCGAGATAATGTTGCTCAGATATGTGTGCTAGAG TTAATGAGTAAGAACTGCACTTCAAATACATCAGGTCCGTGTACGAG TTCAGCAGGTTCTGAAAAGGTAGTTGTATGTAACGTTCATGTGCTTTACAATCCTAGAAGGGGAGAAATTAAACTTGGTCAG GTCAGGACGCTTCTGGATAGGTCCTATGTGGTTTCAAAAAGATGGAATGCGCCAGTTGTTCTTTGTGGGGATTTTAATTGTACTCCAAAG AGTCCATTATACAACTTTATCGCAGAACAGAAG TTAGATTTGTCTGGAATTGATCGAGATAAGGTATCGGGTCAAGCTTCTGCTGAGATACGTTTTCCAAATCCAAACAGCAATCCTAATCCTGATCCCAG GAGTCATTCTTCCAATAACTCAAACCAAGCTTCTCTTATTGAGAATAACAAACTGGAAGAACCTCTGCCAGACATGCAGAGGCAGATTATCCCAGAAAAGAATGATGAAAATATTTCGTTCATTAATGACTGCTCTCAGCCTCATGTTATCAGAACCATACCGGCTCTGTCTGATAAATCATGCGCTGCTGGAGGCAGTGGGAATAATAGCAGTTCAATATGTATCAAAGAGACAGAAACAACTCAAGAAGATGTGATTGATAGTCACAAGGAAGGCACCAAATCCACAGTCTCAGTTTTAAGTGATAGTTTTGAAGGAAATCTATCTATATCTCGCAGTGAGAATGAGCTGTTTCATAAGTCAACTGCTACAGAAACTTCGCGTGGTGAAGTAGCTTCTTTGGAGAATTCTGAATATATTTCATCCCAGTCAATTGTTAACAATGAGATTATTGATCTTATCCCAACATGTCAAACAAATATATCAAGTAGGTCTGTAAGCCTTTACCATATAGGAGATGATAAACTAGAGGATCAGTCTCGTCAGGAGCTAAATGATTTCGATCTGGAAGGTGGAATGACAGGTGAAGATCAAAGTGCATTTTTATCTGCACTACATGACAAAGAAGATTCCTTTCAAACAGTCTTTACTGAAGGCGGACAATCAGAATTGATTCACTCCCAGAATGAATTAGATCCAATCACAAATGAGGTGCATTCACCTAGTACTGAAGTTATTAACGATGCTTCCCTGGACCTGGATTCTGAGGCTTTCACTGTGGAGAAAACTGCATACAATCCATCAATGTGGACTCCGATGGAAATGGCAACTGCAACTGGCAATACAGACTGCACATTTTTGGAACATCCTTTGAAGCTTAAAAGCACGTATACAGAAGTTGAG GGTCGTACAGGGACGAGAGACCTAAATGGAGAACCCTCAGTTACCAGCTATAATAGGCGTTTCTTAGGCACAGTTGATTACATATG GAGTTCTGAAGGTCTCCAGACTACCAGAGTGCTTGCTCCAATACCTAAACATGCTATGCAGTGGACACCTGGATTTCCCACAAGG AAATGGGGGAGTGACCATATTGCTTTAGCTTCTGAGCTGGTATTTACAAAAGACGCAACGGATAGAAATTCAGAAGTCCAGAAAGCATAA
- the LOC126653899 gene encoding carbon catabolite repressor protein 4 homolog 6 isoform X1 — protein MKFYSATSTRQFLATAASMSSPSPYQGGGRNQWRRGFSGLRQYSGGGRDSQFVTGESHFGSVHDANLGIRQAAARPQSQQPPHPGYNPNQQFRRPPPPYVYRPSPPPFYQNQGFQRPSHQQFRPKPLDYRDWEYAKTQPHPGSEKFVVLSYNILADYLAITHRKNLYFHIPVYMMEWEWRKKNILFELNLWSPDIMCFQEVDKFQDLADQLKLRGYTGIWQMRTGNAVDGCAIFWRASRFKLIHEESIEFNKLGLRDNVAQICVLEQLMSKNCTSNTSGPCTSSAGSEKVVVCNVHVLYNPRRGEIKLGQVRTLLDRSYVVSKRWNAPVVLCGDFNCTPKSPLYNFIAEQKLDLSGIDRDKVSGQASAEIRFPNPNSNPNPDPRSHSSNNSNQASLIENNKLEEPLPDMQRQIIPEKNDENISFINDCSQPHVIRTIPALSDKSCAAGGSGNNSSSICIKETETTQEDVIDSHKEGTKSTVSVLSDSFEGNLSISRSENELFHKSTATETSRGEVASLENSEYISSQSIVNNEIIDLIPTCQTNISSRSVSLYHIGDDKLEDQSRQELNDFDLEGGMTGEDQSAFLSALHDKEDSFQTVFTEGGQSELIHSQNELDPITNEVHSPSTEVINDASLDLDSEAFTVEKTAYNPSMWTPMEMATATGNTDCTFLEHPLKLKSTYTEVEGRTGTRDLNGEPSVTSYNRRFLGTVDYIWSSEGLQTTRVLAPIPKHAMQWTPGFPTRKWGSDHIALASELVFTKDATDRNSEVQKA, from the exons ATGAAGTTTTACTCTGCTACTTCTACTCGTCAATTCCTCGCCACTGCTGCTTCAATGTCGTCTCCATCTCCT TATCAAGGTGGCGGAAGAAATCAATGGAGACGAGGCTTCTCCGGCCTCCGTCAATATAGCGGTGGCGGCAGAGACTCTCAATTCGTGACAGGAGAGTCGCATTTTGGCTCAGTTCATGATGCCAATTTAGGTATCCGACAAGCAGCTGCAAGACCTCAAAGCCAGCAACCTCCTCATCCTGGTTATAATCCAAATCAACAGTTCAGGCGACCTCCTCCACCTTATGTTTACAGACCATCTCCACCGCCGTTTTATCAGAATCAAGGTTTTCAACGGCCATCTCATCAGCAATTTCGCCCAAAACCATTGGATTATCGTGATTGGGAGTATGCCAAAACGCAACCTCATCCTGGTTCTG aGAAGTTTGTAGTACTTTCATATAATATATTAGCTGATTATCTCGCAATAACACATCGGAAAAATCTTTACTTCCACATACCTGTCTATATGATGGAGTGGGAatggagaaagaaaaatatactTTTTGAGCTTAATTTATGGTCTCCTGATATAATGTGCTTTCAG gaGGTTGATAAATTTCAGGATTTGGCAGATCAGTTAAAGCTACGCGGGTACACTGGTATTTGGCAG ATGCGAACTGGCAATGCAGTTGATGGTTGTGCAATCTTCTGGAGAGCATCTAG ATTCAAGTTGATCCATGAAGAATCTATTGAATTCAATAAGCTTGGACTTCGAGATAATGTTGCTCAGATATGTGTGCTAGAG CAGTTAATGAGTAAGAACTGCACTTCAAATACATCAGGTCCGTGTACGAG TTCAGCAGGTTCTGAAAAGGTAGTTGTATGTAACGTTCATGTGCTTTACAATCCTAGAAGGGGAGAAATTAAACTTGGTCAG GTCAGGACGCTTCTGGATAGGTCCTATGTGGTTTCAAAAAGATGGAATGCGCCAGTTGTTCTTTGTGGGGATTTTAATTGTACTCCAAAG AGTCCATTATACAACTTTATCGCAGAACAGAAG TTAGATTTGTCTGGAATTGATCGAGATAAGGTATCGGGTCAAGCTTCTGCTGAGATACGTTTTCCAAATCCAAACAGCAATCCTAATCCTGATCCCAG GAGTCATTCTTCCAATAACTCAAACCAAGCTTCTCTTATTGAGAATAACAAACTGGAAGAACCTCTGCCAGACATGCAGAGGCAGATTATCCCAGAAAAGAATGATGAAAATATTTCGTTCATTAATGACTGCTCTCAGCCTCATGTTATCAGAACCATACCGGCTCTGTCTGATAAATCATGCGCTGCTGGAGGCAGTGGGAATAATAGCAGTTCAATATGTATCAAAGAGACAGAAACAACTCAAGAAGATGTGATTGATAGTCACAAGGAAGGCACCAAATCCACAGTCTCAGTTTTAAGTGATAGTTTTGAAGGAAATCTATCTATATCTCGCAGTGAGAATGAGCTGTTTCATAAGTCAACTGCTACAGAAACTTCGCGTGGTGAAGTAGCTTCTTTGGAGAATTCTGAATATATTTCATCCCAGTCAATTGTTAACAATGAGATTATTGATCTTATCCCAACATGTCAAACAAATATATCAAGTAGGTCTGTAAGCCTTTACCATATAGGAGATGATAAACTAGAGGATCAGTCTCGTCAGGAGCTAAATGATTTCGATCTGGAAGGTGGAATGACAGGTGAAGATCAAAGTGCATTTTTATCTGCACTACATGACAAAGAAGATTCCTTTCAAACAGTCTTTACTGAAGGCGGACAATCAGAATTGATTCACTCCCAGAATGAATTAGATCCAATCACAAATGAGGTGCATTCACCTAGTACTGAAGTTATTAACGATGCTTCCCTGGACCTGGATTCTGAGGCTTTCACTGTGGAGAAAACTGCATACAATCCATCAATGTGGACTCCGATGGAAATGGCAACTGCAACTGGCAATACAGACTGCACATTTTTGGAACATCCTTTGAAGCTTAAAAGCACGTATACAGAAGTTGAG GGTCGTACAGGGACGAGAGACCTAAATGGAGAACCCTCAGTTACCAGCTATAATAGGCGTTTCTTAGGCACAGTTGATTACATATG GAGTTCTGAAGGTCTCCAGACTACCAGAGTGCTTGCTCCAATACCTAAACATGCTATGCAGTGGACACCTGGATTTCCCACAAGG AAATGGGGGAGTGACCATATTGCTTTAGCTTCTGAGCTGGTATTTACAAAAGACGCAACGGATAGAAATTCAGAAGTCCAGAAAGCATAA
- the LOC126653899 gene encoding carbon catabolite repressor protein 4 homolog 6 isoform X4: MFTDHLHRRFIRIKVFNGHLISNFAQNHWIIVIGKKFVVLSYNILADYLAITHRKNLYFHIPVYMMEWEWRKKNILFELNLWSPDIMCFQEVDKFQDLADQLKLRGYTGIWQMRTGNAVDGCAIFWRASRFKLIHEESIEFNKLGLRDNVAQICVLEQLMSKNCTSNTSGPCTSSAGSEKVVVCNVHVLYNPRRGEIKLGQVRTLLDRSYVVSKRWNAPVVLCGDFNCTPKSPLYNFIAEQKLDLSGIDRDKVSGQASAEIRFPNPNSNPNPDPRSHSSNNSNQASLIENNKLEEPLPDMQRQIIPEKNDENISFINDCSQPHVIRTIPALSDKSCAAGGSGNNSSSICIKETETTQEDVIDSHKEGTKSTVSVLSDSFEGNLSISRSENELFHKSTATETSRGEVASLENSEYISSQSIVNNEIIDLIPTCQTNISSRSVSLYHIGDDKLEDQSRQELNDFDLEGGMTGEDQSAFLSALHDKEDSFQTVFTEGGQSELIHSQNELDPITNEVHSPSTEVINDASLDLDSEAFTVEKTAYNPSMWTPMEMATATGNTDCTFLEHPLKLKSTYTEVEGRTGTRDLNGEPSVTSYNRRFLGTVDYIWSSEGLQTTRVLAPIPKHAMQWTPGFPTRKWGSDHIALASELVFTKDATDRNSEVQKA, from the exons ATGTTTACAGACCATCTCCACCGCCGTTTTATCAGAATCAAGGTTTTCAACGGCCATCTCATCAGCAATTTCGCCCAAAACCATTGGATTATCGTGATTGGGA aGAAGTTTGTAGTACTTTCATATAATATATTAGCTGATTATCTCGCAATAACACATCGGAAAAATCTTTACTTCCACATACCTGTCTATATGATGGAGTGGGAatggagaaagaaaaatatactTTTTGAGCTTAATTTATGGTCTCCTGATATAATGTGCTTTCAG gaGGTTGATAAATTTCAGGATTTGGCAGATCAGTTAAAGCTACGCGGGTACACTGGTATTTGGCAG ATGCGAACTGGCAATGCAGTTGATGGTTGTGCAATCTTCTGGAGAGCATCTAG ATTCAAGTTGATCCATGAAGAATCTATTGAATTCAATAAGCTTGGACTTCGAGATAATGTTGCTCAGATATGTGTGCTAGAG CAGTTAATGAGTAAGAACTGCACTTCAAATACATCAGGTCCGTGTACGAG TTCAGCAGGTTCTGAAAAGGTAGTTGTATGTAACGTTCATGTGCTTTACAATCCTAGAAGGGGAGAAATTAAACTTGGTCAG GTCAGGACGCTTCTGGATAGGTCCTATGTGGTTTCAAAAAGATGGAATGCGCCAGTTGTTCTTTGTGGGGATTTTAATTGTACTCCAAAG AGTCCATTATACAACTTTATCGCAGAACAGAAG TTAGATTTGTCTGGAATTGATCGAGATAAGGTATCGGGTCAAGCTTCTGCTGAGATACGTTTTCCAAATCCAAACAGCAATCCTAATCCTGATCCCAG GAGTCATTCTTCCAATAACTCAAACCAAGCTTCTCTTATTGAGAATAACAAACTGGAAGAACCTCTGCCAGACATGCAGAGGCAGATTATCCCAGAAAAGAATGATGAAAATATTTCGTTCATTAATGACTGCTCTCAGCCTCATGTTATCAGAACCATACCGGCTCTGTCTGATAAATCATGCGCTGCTGGAGGCAGTGGGAATAATAGCAGTTCAATATGTATCAAAGAGACAGAAACAACTCAAGAAGATGTGATTGATAGTCACAAGGAAGGCACCAAATCCACAGTCTCAGTTTTAAGTGATAGTTTTGAAGGAAATCTATCTATATCTCGCAGTGAGAATGAGCTGTTTCATAAGTCAACTGCTACAGAAACTTCGCGTGGTGAAGTAGCTTCTTTGGAGAATTCTGAATATATTTCATCCCAGTCAATTGTTAACAATGAGATTATTGATCTTATCCCAACATGTCAAACAAATATATCAAGTAGGTCTGTAAGCCTTTACCATATAGGAGATGATAAACTAGAGGATCAGTCTCGTCAGGAGCTAAATGATTTCGATCTGGAAGGTGGAATGACAGGTGAAGATCAAAGTGCATTTTTATCTGCACTACATGACAAAGAAGATTCCTTTCAAACAGTCTTTACTGAAGGCGGACAATCAGAATTGATTCACTCCCAGAATGAATTAGATCCAATCACAAATGAGGTGCATTCACCTAGTACTGAAGTTATTAACGATGCTTCCCTGGACCTGGATTCTGAGGCTTTCACTGTGGAGAAAACTGCATACAATCCATCAATGTGGACTCCGATGGAAATGGCAACTGCAACTGGCAATACAGACTGCACATTTTTGGAACATCCTTTGAAGCTTAAAAGCACGTATACAGAAGTTGAG GGTCGTACAGGGACGAGAGACCTAAATGGAGAACCCTCAGTTACCAGCTATAATAGGCGTTTCTTAGGCACAGTTGATTACATATG GAGTTCTGAAGGTCTCCAGACTACCAGAGTGCTTGCTCCAATACCTAAACATGCTATGCAGTGGACACCTGGATTTCCCACAAGG AAATGGGGGAGTGACCATATTGCTTTAGCTTCTGAGCTGGTATTTACAAAAGACGCAACGGATAGAAATTCAGAAGTCCAGAAAGCATAA
- the LOC126653924 gene encoding uncharacterized protein LOC126653924 — MSFCYSLSTPQFVPFLSTSKPVNRDNKPAVLSVRATADVPDFLSADWLESRRKRPFGPRLNFSAEEAVQHQLDALKYNDQPRPDYGIEVMYRFAGFDPFERSTYFGPFFDLGQFERFRRIFHHSTYRVLLGHNERENLSSLMVKENRFKQRVWIRGIRPEEEEIFEFTMVQKVGGSWDGYWLTESLHHDRDVFAGGLAY; from the exons ATGTCGTTCTGTTATTCGCTATCTACTCCACAATTTGTTCCTTTCCTGTCCACATCCAAGCCGGTTAACCGAGACAACAAACCGGCGGTTTTATCCGTAAGAGCTACCGCCGATGTACCTGATTTCCTCTCCGCCGATTG GCTTGAATCGCGTAGGAAGAGACCATTCGGCCCTAGGCTAAAT TTTAGTGCAGAAGAAGCTGTTCAGCACCAGCTTGATGCATTGAAGTACAATGATCAACCGCGTCCGGATTACGGAATTGAGGTTATGTACAGG TTTGCCGGATTTGATCCTTTTGAGAGGTCAACTTACTTTGGACCATTCTTTGATTTGGGGCAG TTTGAGAGGTTTAGGCGGATTTTTCACCATTCGACTTATCGAGTATTGCTTGGTCATAATGAGAGAGAAAATTTAAGCAGTTTGATGGTGAAAGAG AACCGATTCAAGCAGCGGGTTTGGATACGGGGAATTCGTCCAGAGGAAGAGGAAATATTTGAGTTTACCATGGTTCAG AAAGTTGGTGGTTCATGGGATGGTTATTGGCTTACAGAATCGCTACATCACGACAGAGATGTTTTTGCCGGTGGTTTGGCCTATTGA
- the LOC126665501 gene encoding uncharacterized protein LOC126665501, which yields MGAGREVSISLDGVRDKNVMQLRKLNTALFPVRYNDKYYTDALSSGDFTKLAYYSDICVGAIACRLEKKDAGAFRIYIMTLGVLAPYRGLGIGTRLLNHVVDLSTKQNISEIYLHVQTNNEDAINFYKKFGFEITDTIKNYYININPPDCYILTKFINPQTKN from the exons ATGGGGGCCGGACGTGAGGTGTCGATATCGCTGGACGGAGTGAGAGATAAGAACGTGATGCAGCTTCGGAAACTCAATACTGCACTCTTCCCCGTTCGCTACAACGATAAGTATTACACTGATGCTCTCTCTTCCGGCGATTTTACTAAGCTAG CTTATTATAGTGACATCTGTGTTGGGGCAATTGCGTGCCGGTTAGAGAAGAAGGATGCTGGAGCTTTTCGTATTTATATCATGACATTAGGTGTTCTAGCGCCTTACCGGGGACTAGGCATTG GTACAAGGCTGTTGAATCATGTTGTTGATCTATCCACCAAGCAAAATATATCTGAGATTTACTTACATGTGCAGACAAACAATGAAGACGCCATCAACTTCTACAAGAAATTTGGATTTGAAATCACAGACACCATCAAGAACTACTATATAAACATCAATCCGCCTGATTGCTACATTCTTACCAAATTCATTAATCCTCAAACAAAGAATTGA